The following are from one region of the Paenibacillus sabinae T27 genome:
- a CDS encoding glycoside hydrolase family 13 protein, protein MQNEKWWKETVVYQIYPRSFQDTNGDGIGDLKGIISRLDYLAELGIGAIWLSPVCKSPQDDNGYDISDYQDIDPMFGSLDDMETLINEAKKRNIRIVMDLVLNHSSDEHPWFLEAKKSKDNPYHDYYVWRDGVEGTPPNDLRGCFGGSAWEWVPELGQYYFHQFAVKQPDLNWDNPKVRQEIYDMINWWMDKGVGGFRLDVIDLIAKEPDRKITGNGPNLHKYIQELSRETFQKGDLLTVGETWGATPEIAKLYSNPDGSEFSMVFQFEHIGLDEQEGKGKWDLSPLDFLKLKQVLTKWQTELKGEAWNSLFWNNHDLPRIVSRWGNDGEYRVESAKMLATLLHGMQGTPYIYQGEELGMTNVQYPIEDYRDIELLNLYKERLEGGYVHEDIMASIYAKGRDNARTPMQWDAGENAGFTTGEPWIRVNPNYTGINAADQLENPDSIFHYYRKLIGLRKEYNVIVYGDFKLLFSDDKDLFAYTRTLDDTTVLVLCNFYGNTVFYDLPEELKGDKELLISNYSDEPVNGSLRPFEARMYLLK, encoded by the coding sequence GTGCAAAATGAGAAATGGTGGAAAGAGACGGTAGTGTATCAAATTTATCCCCGCAGCTTTCAGGATACGAACGGAGACGGGATCGGGGACCTGAAAGGAATAATCTCCAGATTGGATTATTTGGCGGAGCTTGGGATCGGAGCGATCTGGCTGTCCCCGGTATGCAAATCGCCGCAGGATGACAATGGATATGACATTTCCGACTACCAGGACATCGATCCGATGTTCGGTTCGCTTGACGATATGGAGACGCTGATTAACGAGGCGAAGAAGCGCAACATCCGCATCGTCATGGATTTGGTGCTGAACCATTCGTCCGATGAGCATCCTTGGTTTCTGGAAGCGAAGAAAAGCAAGGACAATCCGTATCATGACTATTACGTCTGGAGAGACGGCGTTGAAGGAACACCGCCCAATGATCTGCGAGGCTGCTTCGGCGGGTCCGCATGGGAGTGGGTGCCGGAACTTGGGCAGTATTATTTCCATCAGTTTGCCGTGAAGCAGCCGGATCTCAACTGGGATAATCCGAAGGTCCGGCAGGAGATTTATGACATGATTAACTGGTGGATGGATAAGGGAGTAGGCGGCTTCCGTCTGGATGTTATCGATCTGATTGCCAAAGAGCCCGACCGGAAAATCACCGGCAACGGTCCAAACCTCCACAAATACATTCAAGAGCTCAGCAGAGAAACCTTTCAAAAAGGTGATTTACTGACGGTAGGAGAAACCTGGGGCGCCACTCCGGAGATCGCCAAGCTGTACAGCAATCCGGACGGCAGCGAGTTCTCAATGGTGTTCCAGTTCGAGCATATCGGTCTGGACGAGCAGGAAGGCAAAGGGAAGTGGGATCTCTCCCCGCTCGATTTCCTGAAATTGAAGCAGGTGCTGACCAAATGGCAGACCGAGCTGAAAGGCGAAGCCTGGAACAGTCTGTTCTGGAACAACCATGATCTGCCGCGCATTGTCTCCCGCTGGGGAAATGACGGGGAGTACCGTGTGGAGTCGGCCAAAATGCTCGCCACTCTTCTTCATGGGATGCAGGGCACTCCTTACATTTATCAGGGCGAAGAGCTGGGCATGACAAACGTGCAGTATCCGATCGAAGACTACCGGGACATTGAGCTGCTGAACCTGTACAAAGAGCGGCTTGAGGGCGGGTATGTCCATGAAGATATTATGGCATCCATCTATGCCAAAGGCCGTGACAACGCGCGGACGCCGATGCAATGGGATGCGGGCGAAAATGCCGGATTTACAACAGGCGAGCCCTGGATTCGGGTGAATCCGAATTATACCGGGATCAATGCGGCGGATCAATTGGAGAATCCGGACTCTATATTTCACTATTACCGGAAGCTGATCGGGCTTCGCAAGGAATATAACGTAATCGTTTACGGAGATTTCAAGCTGCTATTTTCCGATGACAAAGATCTGTTCGCTTATACCCGCACGCTGGACGATACCACGGTTCTCGTGCTGTGCAACTTCTACGGAAACACCGTTTTCTACGACTTGCCCGAAGAACTTAAGGGAGACAAAGAGCTGCTGATCTCCAACTATAGCGATGAACCTGTTAATGGATCGCTGCGTCCCTTTGAAGCAAGAATGTATCTGCTGAAATAG
- a CDS encoding AraC family transcriptional regulator has protein sequence MTSDAPCTILTAGFSFHRKPFQMSEAEGFPHYLIRLQTEGCCSALIDGAITRVESGGLMLIAPGVPYNLIIDKEHYPLGEPRVESGDYHIFCRGEWLDRWWNSRHRASLMHIPLNDAFVGLFRQLVLEQRRLSDFSPEISSCYLQILCMEIDRITLDRPSVSPRGYLAYRMKQFVEENAALLFRLEDVAAHVDISVSRAVHLFKEEFGTTIVKYVNEVRLEMARERIVYSPMPLEHIAETCGFMNYTYFHRQFRKRYGMSPKQFRTLSREKDAPALIRP, from the coding sequence ATGACAAGTGACGCACCTTGCACGATATTAACCGCCGGATTCTCCTTCCACCGCAAACCGTTCCAGATGTCGGAAGCGGAAGGCTTTCCCCATTATCTGATTCGTCTCCAGACCGAAGGGTGCTGCAGCGCTTTAATCGACGGCGCGATTACGCGTGTCGAAAGCGGCGGACTGATGCTTATTGCTCCGGGCGTCCCCTACAACCTGATTATCGACAAGGAACATTATCCGCTCGGCGAACCGCGTGTCGAAAGCGGAGATTATCATATTTTTTGCCGGGGAGAGTGGCTCGACCGGTGGTGGAATAGCCGTCATCGGGCGTCGCTCATGCATATTCCGCTAAACGACGCCTTTGTCGGCCTTTTTCGCCAGCTTGTGCTGGAGCAGCGCCGCCTGTCCGATTTTTCCCCGGAAATCTCAAGCTGTTACCTGCAGATTCTCTGCATGGAAATCGACCGGATTACACTCGACCGCCCTTCCGTATCCCCAAGGGGTTATCTGGCATACCGGATGAAGCAGTTCGTGGAAGAAAACGCGGCCCTTCTCTTCCGTCTTGAAGACGTGGCCGCTCATGTCGACATTTCCGTCTCGCGGGCCGTCCATCTATTTAAGGAGGAGTTCGGGACGACGATTGTGAAATATGTAAATGAAGTCCGTCTGGAAATGGCGCGCGAACGGATCGTCTACAGTCCGATGCCGCTGGAGCACATCGCGGAAACCTGCGGCTTCATGAATTACACCTACTTTCACCGGCAGTTCCGCAAACGCTACGGCATGTCACCGAAGCAGTTCCGTACCCTCAGCAGGGAAAAGGATGCGCCGGCGCTTATTAGACCTTGA
- a CDS encoding sugar phosphate isomerase/epimerase family protein produces MKLGVFLVLFGGRKLEEALDYVAEKGVKAVEIGTGGNPGKRHCDPQLLLEDERALKEFKHAVESRGLVISALSCHGNPLHPQQELAQKDHEDFLNSVKLAEKLGVPVVNTFSGCPGDHEGAKYPNWPVAPWPNDFQDVLKWQWENKIIPYWTETGAFAAEHGVKIGLELHGGFSVHTPATLLRLRAAAGEVIGANLDPSHMWWQGIDPVQAIHILGREGAIHHFHAKDTVIDPINVNKYGLTDMQTYDNMLDRAWQFRTVGFGHDLKTWADIISALRLVGYDYVVSIEHEDGLMSINEGFSKAVDNLNQVLIQEQLGEMWWL; encoded by the coding sequence ATGAAACTTGGCGTATTTTTGGTGCTGTTCGGCGGCCGGAAGCTGGAAGAAGCGCTCGATTATGTGGCGGAGAAAGGGGTTAAAGCGGTCGAGATCGGCACAGGAGGTAATCCGGGAAAAAGACACTGCGATCCGCAGCTGCTGCTCGAGGATGAACGTGCACTTAAAGAGTTCAAGCATGCGGTGGAATCGAGAGGACTGGTCATCAGTGCGCTCAGCTGTCACGGCAACCCGCTGCATCCGCAACAAGAGCTGGCGCAAAAGGATCACGAGGATTTCCTGAATTCCGTTAAACTCGCGGAGAAGCTGGGTGTTCCGGTTGTCAATACATTCTCCGGCTGCCCGGGCGACCATGAGGGTGCGAAGTATCCGAACTGGCCGGTCGCGCCGTGGCCGAATGATTTTCAGGATGTACTGAAATGGCAATGGGAGAATAAAATCATCCCTTACTGGACGGAGACCGGTGCCTTTGCGGCTGAACACGGCGTTAAAATCGGTCTTGAGCTGCACGGCGGGTTCTCGGTGCATACCCCGGCTACGCTGCTCCGCCTAAGAGCGGCTGCCGGCGAAGTGATCGGTGCCAATCTGGACCCGAGCCATATGTGGTGGCAGGGCATTGACCCTGTGCAGGCCATCCATATTCTGGGCCGGGAGGGAGCGATCCACCACTTTCACGCCAAGGATACGGTCATCGATCCGATCAATGTGAACAAGTACGGGCTGACCGATATGCAGACCTATGACAACATGCTGGACCGCGCATGGCAGTTCCGCACCGTCGGCTTCGGCCATGATCTGAAGACCTGGGCCGACATCATCAGCGCGCTTCGTCTGGTCGGCTATGACTACGTGGTCAGCATCGAGCACGAGGATGGTCTGATGTCGATCAATGAAGGCTTCTCCAAAGCGGTCGATAATCTGAATCAGGTGCTGATTCAGGAGCAGCTTGGCGAAATGTGGTGGCTGTAA
- a CDS encoding sugar phosphate isomerase/epimerase family protein, giving the protein MLKIGLQLYTLREELEQDFEGTLRKVAALGYSGVEFFHYFGRSEGEVKALLEETGLIAIGAHRPYDVLLENADAEMDYIRKIGSNYLIVPYLSEEQRSDWSRIAANLRILGEKAKQQGVVLLYHNHDFELRESSGGQTAFDYLYSEVLPELLQVEMDTCWVQYGGYDPVEYIGKYAGRLPLIHLKDMKRREDGSAETVVLGEGEVDLTSILKAAEQAGTEWAIVEQDYCSRPALESVAASLEWLKPNYKQGGNIYV; this is encoded by the coding sequence ATGTTGAAGATCGGGCTGCAGCTCTACACGCTCAGAGAAGAACTGGAACAGGATTTCGAAGGCACGCTGCGAAAAGTGGCGGCGCTCGGTTACAGCGGTGTCGAATTCTTCCATTATTTTGGCAGAAGTGAAGGCGAGGTCAAGGCGCTGCTTGAGGAGACGGGACTCATAGCCATAGGAGCGCATCGCCCATATGATGTCCTGCTGGAGAATGCCGATGCCGAAATGGACTACATACGCAAGATCGGCAGCAACTATTTGATCGTGCCTTATCTCAGTGAGGAGCAGCGTTCCGATTGGAGCAGGATTGCCGCCAATTTGCGGATTCTTGGAGAGAAGGCCAAGCAGCAAGGAGTGGTCCTGTTGTACCACAACCATGATTTCGAGCTGCGGGAGAGCAGCGGAGGCCAGACCGCCTTCGATTATCTCTACAGTGAAGTTCTGCCGGAGCTGCTTCAGGTTGAAATGGATACCTGTTGGGTTCAATACGGCGGTTACGACCCCGTGGAATATATCGGCAAGTATGCCGGACGGCTCCCCCTCATCCATCTTAAAGATATGAAGCGGCGGGAAGACGGTTCGGCGGAAACGGTCGTGCTCGGCGAGGGCGAAGTTGATCTTACCTCCATTCTGAAGGCGGCGGAACAGGCCGGAACCGAATGGGCGATTGTTGAACAGGATTACTGCAGCCGGCCGGCGCTGGAAAGCGTGGCGGCAAGCTTGGAATGGCTGAAACCAAATTATAAACAAGGAGGCAACATTTATGTCTAA
- a CDS encoding Gfo/Idh/MocA family protein: MSKTLKIAIIGCGGIANGKHLPSLSRQKNAELVAFCDIIEERAKEAAEKYGTQDAKVYTDFRKLLEDGGIDVVHVCTPNDSHSEITVAALEADCHVMCEKPMAKTTAQAQAMLEAARRTGKKLSIAYQNRFRNDSQYLKEMCENGELGDIYYAKAIALRRRAVPTWGVFLDEEKQGGGPLIDIGTHALDLTLWMMDNYKPHSVTGSVFHKLGQRKNAANAFGPWDPEQFKVEDSAFGFITMENGATIALESSWALNVAEYGEAKTLLCGTEAGADMTSGLRINGEKSGRLYETNIELTPGGVAFYSGDEESEADREARLWLEAVTLDKEPLVKPEQALVVTQILEAIYESARTGKTVYFDGTEDSAAQDSAQAVLNK; this comes from the coding sequence ATGTCTAAGACACTTAAAATCGCAATTATTGGCTGCGGAGGTATCGCAAACGGCAAGCATTTGCCAAGCCTGTCCCGCCAAAAAAACGCTGAACTGGTAGCCTTCTGCGATATTATTGAAGAACGCGCGAAGGAAGCGGCGGAGAAGTACGGCACGCAAGATGCCAAGGTCTATACAGATTTCCGCAAGCTGCTGGAAGACGGCGGCATCGATGTTGTGCATGTATGTACGCCGAACGACAGCCACTCGGAAATTACGGTTGCCGCTCTGGAAGCTGACTGCCACGTTATGTGCGAAAAGCCGATGGCCAAGACGACAGCGCAGGCGCAGGCCATGCTGGAAGCAGCACGCCGTACCGGCAAGAAGCTGTCCATCGCCTACCAGAACCGTTTCCGCAATGACAGCCAATATTTGAAGGAAATGTGCGAGAACGGCGAACTTGGCGACATTTATTATGCCAAAGCGATTGCGCTGCGCCGGCGCGCGGTGCCGACGTGGGGCGTCTTCCTGGATGAAGAGAAGCAGGGCGGCGGACCGCTGATCGATATCGGCACCCACGCGCTTGATCTGACGCTGTGGATGATGGACAATTACAAGCCGCACAGCGTAACCGGCTCGGTCTTCCACAAGCTCGGACAACGCAAGAACGCCGCCAATGCGTTCGGCCCGTGGGACCCCGAGCAGTTCAAGGTTGAGGATTCCGCGTTTGGCTTCATTACGATGGAGAACGGCGCGACGATTGCGCTCGAATCGAGCTGGGCGCTGAACGTCGCCGAGTATGGCGAAGCGAAGACGCTGCTGTGCGGAACGGAAGCCGGCGCCGACATGACGAGCGGACTCCGTATCAACGGTGAGAAGTCCGGCCGCCTGTACGAGACGAATATTGAGCTTACTCCGGGCGGAGTCGCATTCTATTCGGGCGATGAGGAGAGCGAGGCGGACCGCGAAGCGCGCCTGTGGCTCGAAGCCGTAACCCTGGACAAAGAGCCGCTTGTGAAGCCGGAGCAGGCGCTGGTGGTCACACAAATTCTGGAGGCGATTTACGAATCTGCCCGCACCGGGAAGACGGTTTATTTTGACGGAACCGAGGATAGCGCAGCCCAGGATTCGGCTCAAGCGGTACTGAATAAATAA